TCCCCAAGGTTTCTACTGTCCACCATGCTACTTGGCAAttaattccatgtgtctatggttctttgtgtgagaAAAACCTAATGTTTCTGtgacatttacccttaacaagttttcatctCTGTGCCCAAGTTCTTGTTGAAGAGCTCATCTGAAGGTAGCAGTCTTGacctactgtactaattccttccataattttaaaaacttcaaatcATGTCACATCTTTATCTCTGTTTGCTTGAAACAGAAAAAGTTCAACTCAGCTAaattttcttcataactcataccCTGTAGTGCTGGAATCAGAATCAGGCTgtttgctcttctttggacttttccTAGCattgctgtgtctttcttgtagtccagagaccaaaactgcacagagcACACCAGGTGCGGCCTCACTAGAATGCTATAAAGCTCAAGCCTAACCTCCTttcacttgtactctacacagCGTGCTGCAGTATATAACCCTACATTCTGTTAGGCCTCTTAATGGCATTTGAACACTACGTAAGTAAGCCCCTTGCGTACCATATCTGCTACATCTGTCATGTTGCCATCATATTTATCCTTTGTTTCATTACTGAATCTGTGTGTCAGCATATGACCGCAAAAAAGACCAAGTGCCTCTTTCATGGTTACCCTTACCCCAGCTGCACCATGGCCACCATACCCTCTACTTTAAGGCTGCCATGTAGCAGGACACAGAAATTGGGACTCTTCCCAGCTATCTGATTGGCTGAGCTGTCATCCTCGGTGTCTTCAGTAATGCCAGTGCCCACCTCATCTCCCTCTGcaacaaaacacaacataatcAGCTGGCCTCCCAGAACAGAGTACATCACCACTTTCTTTCCAGTAGTGTAGAAAATCCCCTTTACCACTGCTTACCCTTGTTTACAGCAATGGGCAGTACTAGGTGCCTGGACAGAACTGGTGGGCTGGAAATGTCAGCTATCTCTACAAATCCTACGATGTCCAGCtctgttaaaaagaaacaaataaatgaatgaagtttTATGGTTGACCAGAAAAGATAAAAACCACAAGGTGGGAAAGGggaagggagggagagagagagagagagagagagacaacctAGGCAAAGGCTGACCTGAACTGACATTCTTCTGGATAGGGTCCACGTCCTCATCAGTGACCACAGGCTCTGGTCTCGGGAATACTTGCACATCTGATGCCAGGTGGCCACACCTTAGGACTGCATGGAAAGGGGAGTACGCCTGGTCAATTAACTTgctggatacacacacacacaaaaaagaaaacgtATGAGTGTCCTGGCATAGTTCTGCTTCTGTGACCCAATCCAAATCATACTGACCCAAACATGGACTGGACATTCTTCAAGCACAGTGGCCCTTCAACTGTGAAAATATGGCCCTCGTTGCCATTTAAGGTGATCAGTTGTTCCAGGAGGTCCAGAGCATCTGTACTTTGTAGCTGAAGAAAAAGATAGACACGGGGTCAGTGTGTACCCCAGTGGTCCAAAGCCCCACCCCAGCAAGTGTGGTGACTACCTCTTCTTGGCTGGCGATGCACATAATGTACAACTTGGATGGGAAGGGGAAGGGAAGGGGAAACTTCTTATCATCGCCACGCTGCCTTAGAGTGGCCAGTGAGTGTCTCAGCGAGCCTCGACCAATCCCCAAAGCACCATCTGTAACTAGAACAATCTACACAAAACAAGTGTGATCAACAATTAAGCACTGCTCTCCCTCCACTTCTCCCACTGGCCCTGGTGATCGGTACAGACAGGCTGTACTATGGCTTACCTGGCAGGGGCAGGATACACCCCACTCCTGCTGGACAATGTTGTTCACACCCTGTAAAGCTGCTTCCAAACAAGTCTTATCGTAATCCTCCATGCTGCTCAGGGCTTCCTACACCAAAGGGAAAGGTAAGTGTGAATGCTGTGGTCAAACATACAGAAACAGACAACAAGATTCTCTCTGAAAGGGAGGAATGACTAGATAAGAATTCACCTGCAGTGTGTTGTAGTCTCGCGTGAAGGGGACCATAAGCTCCCACAGAGATGAGAAAGCCACCAGCGCTGTGAACTCCAGTTTGTAGTTTGTTGCCATGTGTTCAAACAGCATGGTCAGGCCATGAGCAGCCAGATTCTTGCGCTGATACTCCTCAACCCCATCCAAGGACACCGGGCGAGTCATGGACAGGGACACATCCATCAGTACCACTGTCGGCATGGCTGCGGCCTGAAGAAGAAAGACAAATCtcattaaacaaacattttaatgttctGGTTTGTGCCCAATGGGACAGAAATGGACAAGAAGCCAGACTACCTTTATGTAATTAATAATCATAACAGTAAAATACATTTGTATAGCGTTTTTCTAGCCTaatcaaagtgcttcacatagaCAATGGGAAAAAGCCACCAACATGCAGCAT
The Erpetoichthys calabaricus chromosome 17, fErpCal1.3, whole genome shotgun sequence genome window above contains:
- the ints14 gene encoding integrator complex subunit 14 isoform X1 produces the protein MPTVVLMDVSLSMTRPVSLDGVEEYQRKNLAAHGLTMLFEHMATNYKLEFTALVAFSSLWELMVPFTRDYNTLQEALSSMEDYDKTCLEAALQGVNNIVQQEWGVSCPCQIVLVTDGALGIGRGSLRHSLATLRQRGDDKKFPLPFPFPSKLYIMCIASQEELQSTDALDLLEQLITLNGNEGHIFTVEGPLCLKNVQSMFGKLIDQAYSPFHAVLRCGHLASDVQVFPRPEPVVTDEDVDPIQKNVSSELDIVGFVEIADISSPPVLSRHLVLPIAVNKEGDEVGTGITEDTEDDSSANQIAGKSPNFCVLLHGSLKVEGMVAMVQLGPDWYGMLYSQADSKKKSNLMMSLFEPGPQPLPWLGKVALLGPISDAKENPYADDDSKSPFPLQPKNKRSYAQNVTVWIKPSGLQTDVQKILRNARKLPEKTQTFYKELNRLRKAALAFGFLELLKGVAELLERECTLLPDTAHPDAAFQLSHAAQQLKLASTGDSQYAAFHQNIMPLPTDFSGSSGDRI
- the ints14 gene encoding integrator complex subunit 14 isoform X2: MPTVVLMDVSLSMTRPVSLDGVEEYQRKNLAAHGLTMLFEHMATNYKLEFTALVAFSSLWELMVPFTRDYNTLQEALSSMEDYDKTCLEAALQGVNNIVQQEWGVSCPCQLQSTDALDLLEQLITLNGNEGHIFTVEGPLCLKNVQSMFGKLIDQAYSPFHAVLRCGHLASDVQVFPRPEPVVTDEDVDPIQKNVSSELDIVGFVEIADISSPPVLSRHLVLPIAVNKEGDEVGTGITEDTEDDSSANQIAGKSPNFCVLLHGSLKVEGMVAMVQLGPDWYGMLYSQADSKKKSNLMMSLFEPGPQPLPWLGKVALLGPISDAKENPYADDDSKSPFPLQPKNKRSYAQNVTVWIKPSGLQTDVQKILRNARKLPEKTQTFYKELNRLRKAALAFGFLELLKGVAELLERECTLLPDTAHPDAAFQLSHAAQQLKLASTGDSQYAAFHQNIMPLPTDFSGSSGDRI